The Cucumis melo cultivar AY chromosome 6, USDA_Cmelo_AY_1.0, whole genome shotgun sequence genome includes a region encoding these proteins:
- the LOC103496868 gene encoding putative pentatricopeptide repeat-containing protein At1g09680, which yields MANNSSFKLSISLSKPSFRYSTWHSPPPPAAVADPLLAAVSTAINNAQTKPLASSLRRLLPSFKPHHFIDLINHNPFSLSPLSLFSFFNWLSSMPTFRHTSQSYCAMANFLSAHQMFEECQSIIRFLVSRKGKDSAASVFAAILDIAGTRCSNFVFDALMIAYWDSGFVSDAIQCFRLVRKSNFQIPFHGCGYLLDKMMNSNSPVTIWTFYSEILDSGFPPNVKYFNILINKFCKEGSTRDAKLIFDEIRKWGLRPTTVSFNTLINGLCKSRNLDEGFRLKKIMEENRIYPDVFTYSVLIHRLCKEGRLDNAEQLFDEMQKRGLRPNGVTFTALIDGQCKRRQIDSAMNTYHQMLTMGVKPDLVMYNTLLYGLCKVGDVNKARKLIDEMRMVGMKPDKISYTTLIDGYCKEGDLESALEIRKGMNEEGVVLDNVAFTALISGFCRDGRVRDAERTLREMMEAGMKPDDATYTMVIDGYCKKGDVKTGFKMLKEMQINGHKPGVITYNVLMNGLCKQGQMKNAHMLLEAMLNLGVTPDDITYNILLEGHCKNGKAEDLLKLRNEKGLIIDYAYYTSLVGEYDKSLKDRQKR from the coding sequence ATGGCCAACAATTCTTCCTTCAAACTCTCCATTTCCCTCTCCAAACCTTCCTTCCGCTACTCCACATGGCATTCTCCACCACCGCCGGCAGCGGTGGCTGACCCTTTACTCGCCGCCGTCTCCACAGCCATCAACAACGCCCAAACAAAGCCTCTCGCCTCTTCTCTCCGCCGCCTCCTCCCTTCCTTCAAACCCCACCATTTTATCGACCTCATCAACCATAATCCTTTCTCTCtttcccctctctctctcttctcatTCTTCAATTGGCTCTCTTCTATGCCCACCTTTCGCCACACTTCTCAATCCTACTGCGCTATGGCCAATTTCCTCTCTGCCCATCAAATGTTCGAAGAATGTCAATCGATTATACGATTTCTTGTCTCCCGCAAAGGCAAGGACTCGGCGGCTTCCGTCTTTGCAGCGATTCTTGACATTGCAGGTACGCGTTGTTCGAATTTTGTTTTTGATGCTTTGATGATTGCATATTGGGATTCCGGATTCGTTTCCGATGCTATTCAGTGTTTTAGGTTGGTTAGGAAGAGCAATTTTCAAATCCCGTTTCATGGTTGTGGGTACTTGCTTGATAAAATGATGAATTCGAACTCCCCTGTTACAATTTGGACGTTTTATTCAGAAATTTTGGATTCTGGGTTCCCGCCTAATGTGAagtatttcaatattttgatcAATAAGTTCTGTAAAGAGGGAAGTACTAGAGATGCCAAGTTGATTTTTGATGAAATTAGGAAGTGGGGTTTGCGTCCTACAACTGTTAGTTTCAATACCTTGATTAATGGGCTCTGTAAATCTAGAAATTTAGATGAGGggtttaggttgaagaagatcaTGGAAGAGAATAGAATATATCCTGATGTTTTCACTTACAGCGTTCTGATTCATAGATTATGTAAGGAAGGTAGGTTAGATAATGCAGAACAACTGTTTGATGAAATGCAGAAGAGAGGATTGAGACCAAACGGCGTTACGTTCACCGCATTGATTGACGGGCAATGTAAGAGGAGACAAATTGACTCAGCTATGAACACTTACCACCAAATGTTAACCATGGGAGTGAAACCAGATTTGGTTATGTACAATACACTCTTATATGGCCTTTGCAAGGTTGGGGATGTTAATAAAGCTAGGAAGCTAATTGATGAAATGAGAATGGTGGGGATGAAACCTGATAAGATCTCTTACACCACACTCATAGATGGTTATTGCAAAGAGGGAGATTTAGAATCAGCCTTGGAGATTAGGAAAGGGATGAATGAAGAAGGGGTTGTGCTGGATAATGTAGCATTCACAGCCCTTATTTCAGGTTTCTGTAGAGATGGAAGGGTGAGGGATGCAGAGAGGACCTTGAGGGAGATGATGGAAGCCGGTATGAAACCCGATGATGCCACATATACTATGGTAATTGATGGGTATTGCAAGAAAGGCGATGTAAAGACGGGGTTTAAGATGCTGAAAGAGATGCAAATCAACGGCCATAAGCCTGGTGTCATAACTTATAATGTGCTTATGAATGGACTTTGCAAGCAAGGACAGATGAAGAATGCACATATGCTATTGGAAGCAATGCTTAATTTAGGAGTAACTCCAGATGACATTACATACAACATTCTTTTGGAAGGGCACTGTAAAAATGGAAAAGCAGAAGATTTGCTTAAACTCAGAAATGAGAAAGGACTCATAATAGATTACGCGTATTATACTTCTTTAGTCGGTGAATACGATAAATCCTTAAAGGATCGTCAAAAGAGGTGA